The DNA region TAGGCTGATCATTAGCAAGCTGAATGGGGGCGGATGTGCTAAAAACCAAACGTTTAAGTCCCAAAATTATAGTTGATTTTATGTTATTAGCATCAATGTACAAATGTCGCTCACTTGGCTTGGACTAACCACTTGCACAAAGCCGGCGACCCCATACTGCGCATGTCACAGCCTGGCGAATTCGCAAGGGTCCATTCGCAGCGGTTCAAAGTCTCTCGGCTGTAAATGCTTGGTTCGTTTCCATACTCATGGCGTCTACATAGATTTTGTGTGCGCTGCTGGGGCAGAGGAGGCCGAAAGAAGATAAGGGGCTGCTAAAAATCAGCTGTTTCAGGGAAAATATCGCCTTCTGTGTGGGATTATCGGACAGTCCGTATGTGTCCTGCTGGTTTCCAGTGGCGAATGTGAACGTGCCCGGTGTCCTTTTGCCTACCGAGAGTAGTGCGTCATTGAAATCCTGCGCGTCAGGTTATCGCAGACCTGCCTTGAAACTTTCTTTTTATATCTGGAGGGATTTGAAAGCTATACGTATCCATTGTGTTACATGATCTAGATCCAAAGCGCCAAGGATTTTTCAAACAgttcttgtttttcatttatttttttgtcttgtcCTTACGAGGAAGTTGCACTGCTAGCGTTGCTCCTGAAGTGAAAAGCTTTCGTTTTGGCAACAGTCGGCTGTGAATGACCAGCGCACGCCCTTCTCCTGTGCaggtttatttatgtattttcgGTTTAGGACCAGCTGTCAGACTACTTGCTAGACCCGAGCAGCGTAAATTAATTTAAGGTCCAGTAAACAGTCAACACACGTACACGCGGGCATCGTTTGCATAACACTTATaagccataaaaaaaaaaacttttccagACCGGATTTCGTCGGATccgttgaaaaagaaaagactgctgttgcactttttgtttttgtcattggGGCGTGTACCATGAGAATAAAGAAGTTAGAATTTGAAGGTTTATACTATCATGCACCCTCTGTATACGTAGGGGGTGGGTAGtatcacatttacagtatacatataGCTACAACCATATTTTGTAGATGAATACATCATTATGCTATGACACTCTCGGAAGATTCTGAGAGCAACACGTTTGTGTTCACTTGACTGAAAGGATCACGGATTTTTTGTGTCACTATTTCGTGCGATTGCATGCCAATTTCTTTCACTGTGTGGGTAGTTTAGAAACGTTGCTTAACTTCATCGTGCTGGGAATGCAGCTCCTGAAAACGATTTTGCAGAAGACGGACTACAGGATACCAGTCAACCCGGGCTTCAGAatggtctgattttttttttaatgttgaagAATTGAAAACAGGTTTGTCTACGTTTCTGTTTCTACCCACCACCTCCCAACATACAACCACCACCACTTCACTCCTGTTTCTCTTAGTCAAAGTGCTTATTTCGGGAGCATTGTGGTCTTTCGGTTTCTTTAAATGCCAACATTAAATACTACGGTGTATAGTTTAAACGGTAGCGATAGTATGTTACGGTAATCTCATCACATGGTCAGGCTGTGTTGGGAAAATCTGAAATTAGCGTTGAGAGCCGAAATATGCGGTCTGGCACATTCGTttcgggaaaaaaaataatataggtgtcattttattttaaaaaaaataaggtaTAACTCCTCCtcccagaataaaaaaataaataataactttGTTGTAGTTGTGTTTTCTATACAAATAAGGAAGTTAAAGTGCAGTATCTGCTTACTGCCAACAGGTTGCACCACTGTAGTAAAATCCTCTCTTCGTAGGACAGCGCGGGGTTATAATATACATGCGAGCATTTGGAAGCTCCATTTTGTGCATTTCAAGGCGGAATAGCTGGGGATCTTTTTTCGCGTAGGAGTATAGAAAGAAATACTTTGGagtacaacatttttttagcgtgtttttttttgcccgTCAACAACCCGCGTATCGAGACGTAGACAGCGGACGAAAATATAGACAACAACAGACTGAAAAGCTATTCTTGGCTTTCGAGTCTACAGAGGAGATAAAGTCTTCCACTCCCGTGCTGAGTGATATCGTGAGAGATGACAGTTTTAAGAAAATGACACTCTCTAATACATATGCTTCTGAACGGTAGGCTgaagtttttttgttgttgcttttaaGTGCTTATTTCTAAAATATCCTTTTAAGGTGATCGTCTCTTCCCTCAACTATTATCTCAATGTTTGAAGATCCGACGATGTGTGTTTTTATGAAAgggaaaaaacttattttaaaacttgaaatattgcatgtttttaacacaataatttttacataaaatattaataactcACTGCTGATTTTAGATGTTGAGATGATAATTATTGATTGGTATGCGTACTGATTCACACTGTCATAAAactatttttgttattgtttttaacactgccaaacaaaacaaaatggtcAGTTTATTGGGTTTAAAGTTGAAACTTGACTTCTGTGTAGAGAGATATGGGATGTTTGACTTCCATGACACTTGTCAAATTAAGACAAATAagagtaatttatttttaatgtaactgTGTTTCAAATAATTCATCTTTCATAAagtgtaaaaatgtagcattcatATAAATATGCATTTCGTTTTTGCAAAAATAAGTCTTAGTGAAAAAATGACTACTGATCTCTCTTTTTGTTAATATTGTTAATCGTGTAATAAATAaacgtttttttccctttcagtcGTTTATGCAGCTCCTGGACAGAAGTCGTGCTGTATAGATTTAGGCCTTCAGTCTAGaataataatactacatttACCGATTTAGAAAAATGTGTGCAGGCAATACGTCATGAACCGACGGTAAAGCGGTGAAATTAGGCAGAAATTATCGATATTGTCCTACCAAAGGCCTACAATAAGATAATAAACTAGAAACAAAATGGTCACACTTAACGTTATGtcaattattattaagaaaCAGTTTTGAAGTTTGTTGGACAGGACCTTTCCCCCATTTCTCACGTGGTTGGTTAGAATCGTGTCGTCGTGTTTCAATGAGAGGTGTGAAAGGGGTGCTTTTTCTTACCCGTTTTTTATAATGGTGTAGGATAAGCAAGCCTCCAAAAAAGAGCTGCATGTTATATAAACATATATGGGAGACGATTTGTGGTTTCGTGTCTTAATATATTTACGTCGTGGCTAGCCTTTATGTCTTCCTCATCTAAGGGAATTTAAAAAGTGTTCTCCTTTCCAAAATAATCAAACAGCACAAAGTTTGCACATttatataacaaaaacaaaaacattaactgACAGTGTTAAATGAACCTGTATAACAGTCAGTCACCTCTGAACTCTTATGTCATTGTTGTCAAACACCTAAAGAGGACTATTTGCATTCAATGCAAACATGTATTTTTGTACCATTGTTGATTTCTATATAATTTGGGAATTCCGTTTTCCAAATATGTGGTTATTTGGTGCCACTAAACTGTCCCTGTGTgctccctgcaatggactggcatatTGTCCATAGTGTAGTTCACGCCTTGTGCCCTGTGTTTCCAAGACAGGCGTTTGGTTGCTGCCGCCTTAACCAGTTAGAACCAGTTTTCAGAGAATGGATGGAGTAAAGTTTTTAAGATAAACCATTTTGCTGATGACCCTGTATTTAGATAATGTATATTCTATAAAAGGTAAAGTCTCATTCTGTAGCTCATGCTGTGCTTACAGTCCAGTAAATACCAGAATAAAgactttttttatctttttgatttggtttaacatttacagtagcACAACTTCTGAAAagatttagaaaacagttccgTGGGAAGTTCACTTAAGAAATGAAGAATTGTCTACTGAAAGTTCAGAACTATCCCATTCTGTAGATTTGGGGTATGAATTTACTTATGTATCGTTCTTAAATTGACACAAGGCAGCCACATAATGAATCTCTCAGCCTTGGTTTGAATGACCccctttaatattattaaaccGAGGGGGGTGGGAGGCTGTTTTTGGTAGTTTGTGTAAGACTAGAATTACAGCACTCTTGATTCATAAAACAGACTggggtttatttattttttcagcataTTTAGTATTTCTTTAGTATAATTAAAATCTCTCTATGAATCCCTTGTATCTAATTTTGAAAGCAAGCCATGGTATGTTGTGCATCCATTTCCTGCAACCCATCTTAACAGCACTTTTTATTCACAGTGAAATCTAGAGAAAGGCATGACTggtattttatttgattttgtttttatttttgttctgtaaGAGCAGGGACAAGACATGGAACAAGGAGGTCTGCACCAGAGCAATAACCGTGATGAGAGTGTGAAATTTGTGGAGTACAGTGGAAGAGGGGAAGGAGCTTTCGGGGGTGGAGGGAGCACAATGGCAGCTTCCACAACTTCAACAGTGGCTCAGCCTAGCCCCAGAATACCGCCAGTTCCTGGAGACATTACTAATGGATTAGGCACCAGCGCACCCCAGCAAGAGCTTACCACAGCTGTTTCAGCCTCCATGGGACTTTACATGGAGGAGACCGACTCAAAAGTAGCAGGAAATGACTTaaagctgcagcagcagcaaacTCCCAGCTCTTTTATGTTAGGAGAAACCAATTTCTCTCTTCTGGAGGAGAGCATCGCAAACCTGAACAGGTCCTCCACATCCGCAGATGCCCTCCCGTCCGGATCGGATCCGTTTTCGCTCAAGGCGGAGGATTTTACAGCCATGGATAAAAGCGAACTTGATTTGGAGCAGGATTCGTTTGGGCAGGGGGAGAAAGACTCCGACATTAACCCCCGGCTTTTCGGCGAGGACCAAAACACCCTCGACATCTTACAGGAGCTGGACCTCCCCGGCTCTCCGAAAGGAGAAATGAACGGGAGCCCGTGGAACTTCACCGAGTTCTACGATGGAGACGAAGCAGCCTTGCTGACCTCCTTGGCCACAGATGAAACCTTCCTGATGGACGTCAATACGTCTAAAGACACCAAGCCGGTCGTGAACAACAGTAACTGCACGGGTGTCAATGGCACAGATCAGCAGATGCTTGATCAGAGCACCCCTTTGGCCTCCGTTAAAATGGAAAAGGAGAGTTACATCCAGCTGTGCACCCCTGGGGTTATTAAGCAGGAAACTGCAGACAGAAAATACTGTCAAATGAGTGGCGCGGTTCCCGACTTGCCAGGTCCCGTGAGTTCCCCCATTTCCATCTGCGGTGTGAGCACCTCAAGTGGCCAGAGCTACCACTATGGAGTTAACGCCTCACCCACACTTAATTTACAGCAGCAAGATCAGAAGCCTGTTTTTAACTTGTACCCATCGCTTGCTGCTGTGGGCGATTCCTGGAACCGAGGCCAAACATTTGGGGATGCCGCGGGGATGCAGAGGGGCAGCGAAACATTTGCGGGCGCACCTGGTTTCTCTGCCAACTACGCCGGGTAAGGAAAAAAGATAAAGCAACCGGTGTCGGCACAAATCAGAAGTACTGATTGTCGTATTGGTGAGAGTTGCAGTTCCTTTAGTGTATTTGAAGGCAGTGAAGTGCGTTTGTGCCTGTTCTGTCATCACGTCTCGTTCATGATGTGTGGATCAGGGTATGTGCAGTGCTGCTATAGCTGAATCCCAGCCTAAAGCTGTATGTCTCTCGTACTGTATGTCTAAGAGGCTCAGCATTTTTTATTATGGTGTTTTCTGACACTTGTCATTAGAACTTaaagtatacatttaaaaattactcaaatgtctgttttttgtgaGACACTCCATCTGTTTTCTTGCGGTGCTTCATACTGTCTACAGAACCCCCAggtattgttttgttgttgccCATTTTTGCTTTGGTTAGATTCTGTTCTATAGACAGTTTCTTGAAACCAGTACTTCAGCTGGACAGCGTTTGAACAGTGTATTAATATTTTTGCTTGCATTGCAACAGGGGGATGTTTTGTGTGACATGTCATGACTTTTCTTAACAAATGACTCCCTGTAATCTATTCATGACAATGCAAAGTGCACCTTGTAGAAACTActcattcttattttttgtaacaaGGTGCAAACTACTGTGACCTTCTTTCCATTTTCCTGGGAATAGGTACAATTGAATACTGATGTATTGtgaaatattatacagtactggGTTTGTCTGGTCGAGGAATAAAACTGTGAAACCTTTATTAGTCTGCTTTTCTTAAAGCACCTTAATACTAGCTTAATCAAAGTGTGCCAGATATTAAAAATGATGCATTTTATTATCACTCGCTTCAGAGCTGTCAGTTCCAGTGGTTATCTGGTCAGATTAAATTACTTTTCTGTAGTGAAGAACACAATGATCTGATTGATGCTTTTGTGTCACACATTTTGTGTGCAGTGCAAGATTCCCACCAAATTTGTTCAAGAACAGGAGACAATTGAATGTGCTGTTCGTTTTTTCAACTTAAAGATTTAACTTAAGGAGAAGGATTTGGCGAAAGAGATCAGTTGATATCTCATATTGCATTTTGCAATAtggtaatttttttaaaggaggGAATGCGATAATAGATCAGAATGGCTTGGTGTATAAGCTGCGTGATGCAGCTTGTATCGGCACAGCAATTCAAAGATGGAACCTAAGGCACACAGTCCTGACATACAGCCCTTTTGTCTTTTGTGTTATGCCATTTAAGTTTGCATAAGAGGTCAGAAGAGGTCTTAGATCGAACTGAACCCTATAGCTGGTACTGCCCAGGGTAATCTTTGTTTGAGggcatattttattattattaatttatgtgGCTGATACTTTTATCCAAAGAAACTTACATTCGCTCCCGTTTTTACTTCGGGCATTATACTGAAGCCTTGTGAGTGAAGTACCTTCTGGTCACTAGTCTAGAGCCCTAACTGCCATTCTACATTGCTGCCGAATTTATGcagagaaacaaaaatgaaaaattaatggGGTCACATGGTTTCATAActggcaggccacgtgtacaaAGCCTTACAGACCAAGTCTGAGCCTTTGCCTCAGTGTGCATCCATCCAAAAAACACTGCAGAATTCATCCATTGAAGAGGGAAAAAGTGgaatctgaaaaatgttgtaaagTCACTGATATTGCAGGGTAGAGGGCTTGGCCAACACATTTAGTTCAGAAAGGTTACCAATGTGAGGGGGACACTTTGGTGTCCTATCTAGCTAACCCATGTGCTGTTTAACCCCTGTTCTATACATTTGCTGTCTCAGCCATTTCAAGTGCCCTTGTCTTGCAGTCTTGATATCATGATAATGATACTGCTGTATACagtaaggctttttttttctgcatacagtgcatgtattttaaaatactgtacaggaaACGCTGTTCAAATCAGAATCAGCAAGCTGAGGAGCAGCATTTCCTGCTCAGTTAATGACCTTGTGCTCTTTCTGCTGGGTGCACATCCTAGCTGTAAAACGAACGCTTTAGGGAAGCTGGTGTTTGGCCATTGTTTTTAGTCTCAACAAGTCGGATAATGTATTATAGCACAGCTGTATTGTTCAGTAGTGTTCTTCTGCAGGCACCTTTGCAGTGTTATAGCTCAGTAAAGAGCGCTAAGTTCTTCTTCTTTAGGCCTGACCTGATATCTGCAGCACGATGAATTtgaaaatatgcattttaaataaattgaacTGAATAAATCTATTATGCAGTAAAAGACACAACTCTTACTGTGTTAATAGCCTGATACTTTATTTACACGTGCCTTTTGAGGTTTTGCCAAATCACTAGATTGTGTGTCCTGTGCCAAATTAGTGACACTTGCATGAATTGTTGTGAGGTTAATTGAGAACCTGTAGCATTCAGAGTGAATAGTGGCATTGTGACTGTTGTGGGGCCGTCAAATACGTTAGTATCCATAGGAGGGTGTATTTGTGTTTTGGTGCAATTGTGGGGGTTGTGTCTCTTTCTGAAATCCCAGAGGCATCTCTTGACTTTTGTGTAGCACTTATGCAATGCAGATGTGTATTCAGATGTTCATTGCCCATGCTTTCTTCACTGCAGGCACAATTCTTATAGGATTCTTTCACCTTTGTAGCATACTTAAGCCTTACTTTGTTGCATTGTTTAATAAGGGTGTGGCTGATTCTTCACATTTATCTCTGAGTAGTTTTCAACTTGTGGTGCACAGTAGCTCAACCTCTAACACTTACTTAATAAACAAGCAGATGAGGTTATGTTCCTTATTTTCACTGTGGGAAAAGTGCCTACGCCATTGTGAAATGGTTTTTCAGAAGTCTCATTTTCCAGCGGAGTAGACGTGGGGGCCCTGTGCATTGCCAAACGGAGTGGAAGTTCTTGATTGTTGCATGTGTGAATATTCTGTTATAGAATCCTATCCTGCTTCTGCACTTCTCATTGAAAAGTCTGGCCCTTTCTTAAAAAGTTAGAGGTGTGAGAATCATAGTCTGATCTCACACCTCTACATGGTGAATCAGCAAGGGTTCACAGCACATGCATCGTGATGACTAATATCTGGCATATCTTAACACAAGCATACTGTCATTACCATTTGCAGAATACATATGCAAGGCTTCCAGCATCAGTGTGTCCGTTGCAAATTGCATCAGGgtgaaatgttaaaagtaataAGAGAAATGGCATCTACATGCGaatcaggtgtttttttttcaattttaggaAGATAATTAAGACCTTTATCTTCCAGTAATTATCTTTCAGTTGCTGCAAAAATAAATCTGCAGTAGCTAAACAGTTACATTGTGCTTTCCTCATGATATCAGTTTCAGGTTTTTATTTGCTGTGGGATGACCCAAGTTTTTGTTTCATCAGTTTGATACAggcaatttttcattttttctaaatgaattGCGTCATTTTGGTTGATGTCAGATTCGCAGATAATGGCAGAGAACTTTGCGGGCGTAAAAAAGTGATTCCCTTTGTAGTTTTCACTTTCTGGGTATATCAGTGAAATGAGGCTACATCAACTGTGAAAAGTTGGATTATTTCTATGttggaatattaataaaatggaATCCCAAAATTTGTATCACCTCAGACATTGACATTTTAGTTGGACAAAATTGATCATCCTGGTGCTTATTACTGTTGCGTGCATTACACAATTTAGctatttatctttaaaaataaggCCTTATTCTAAAGCTAAGATATGATTGTAACCTCTGCACCTATTAATCTTCTTTATCACCGCATCAGGTTCTTTGTGCAAAAGAATGTGGAAATGCAAATCACCTAAGCAGGCAATTCAATCAATTTAGTAGTCAAGAGCTCATTTGCAATGCAAATTCCAACTCGGTCACTCTCAAAGACCAGAGCTGGTCATTGCTGACTTAACGGAAACAATTTAACAAATtaactgacaaaaaaaatcacatgttCCATGTCTTTACAAATTGATGATTGTAAGCAATCCTGTAAGACTAGAAAATGTGCTGGACTGTAATACTACATTGTTTCATCACGTTTTGTTtccattatttgtttttattggctTTTCATGTTTTTGAGCTATGATACTATGATGGTTTTTGTGGTTTCATAAGCAGCAAAGTTTATGTTCtctgttatttttgtgttgaaAACACTTGTTTAGGATTTCAGTTGTAAATGTTGTGCAttgtctactgtatatcatcaaGTAAGTCAAATCTAAACAGAACACAGGcataatgtaaaatgtaaaattatgccattaaaataatttaatgaaaaatacagtacatgtaaaaaaaaacatattatagTCTTAGGGGGCTTTAGTTCCTAGAATGCTTGGAGAGGCTGATTTAGTTCAGAGTTCATTTGGCATCCGAGAACGGTTCATTTTGGCAGGTGTGAAATgtcagaaatgtttgtttgagaTCAGAGTGTGCACCAGAGAAGCAAACTAGTGTTGACTTGAAACCGTCCCTGGCTCAGCTGAGGAGGAATCCAGCGCAGTTCATTCTCAAAGTCGGGCAGTTTAAAAGCAATCACGCAGCTACAGTTCGCACACAAAAGAAACTAAGCGGATCCCTAACCCCCAGTTTTCAGTTCAGTGTGAACAGGTCCATCGTTcataatatctttttttataaGGAGTTTACAACGATTGTCTGGGAGTGATGACAACTAAGTTCACCTTTGCATCAGCTGCCCTAACTTGATATCGTCCCTGACATAATTTCCCCGAAAGCTATAAATATCATGAATAAGCCTTTCTTCATCTTATTCATGTTTTGTATCCCTTCTCCACACTGTTTCTACCTTTGCGGCTCCTCCCTTGGTGAACGTCTCGCTTCGAGTGTCTTCATCTTGTGGTCAGGGGGCTGGCTCTCGGCCAAGTGGATTAAGCCAGATCCTCCCATGACTAAGCACTCAATCAAGGTTTCCAGTGCACATTTCACTCCTGACATGACTCAAAAACCTCCACAAAGATATCCTCGAAGAGCTAAAGAAGTTATCAGTAAAACAGGGGTAGAAATCGAAAATAAAAACCAGGTTCAGACCCGGTTACTGGCAAATCTGTGACTGAACACCTTTCACCTACTCAGCTGGTGTTCGTAGGAAAACGTTAGTGGAATGTGTATCCAGTTCTCTTCAAAATACTTTTTCCTTAGACATCCCCTGAGTGAGAAAAGCATTGGCTTAGCATTTGTGTCATTACCCAATGGTCATATTAAGTCAAAAAAAGAATTTGTTAGGGACTGCTAATATCTACAGAATAATGCCACTAGAATGAATCATACATTCAAAGCGTTTCGTATCCTTTATCACTTTTTTAAACTTACCCTTTGTGAATAATATAACAGGAAAATGTAGGAATCTCCACGTGATGTTCCTAATTCATGTAACTATTTCAACACATCTGATGTTGAATTACCACAATATAGCTAGTATAACAAGCCCGAATGTAATGGATGATCAGTGTTCActgtattgaacagtatttttaTACTGTTAGGCTTAATTATAAAGCATTTGGAATTAATGATAAAATTGTACACACATTCAGGATCACTTGAAAAAGACATGAACTGTTTTAAGGAAGATCTAGTTTGCAAAGCCAGTATAATCCGTATTTGTGTTTTCCAGAACATTTGAAAGCAAATATGTTTAAAAGAGTTAATCACTGCAATATGTGACTGAAAATAGGTTAACAATAAGACTTTACTGCttaaagtgaaaataagaagcagCTTGAATTTCTGGTGAAATTTGTGTAATAGGGAAACAGTATTGGATGTATTGAAAATCTTAAGTATCTTAAAGGATTTAAACATCACACGCAACTCTCCCATTTTTTTCTGGGCAGAGTAACTGCACAGACACGACTGAttcttaaaaaagagaaaataaaaacaaattccctAAAATAATCACTAaggcactttttaaaattaaagctggaaaaaataaacagaattttgtcAGTGCAGCTGTTGCTCATCTCAGTGCAATAGAATCAGTCTGTTGAGGATTTAAGACATtttcaaatcattttcatttttgtcttcAAAGATGATCCTGCACCAATCGTCCATTCTTACAGTATGACGTATTGTATGTGGTACCAAATGTtgcctattttttttcttaacactttAAGTCTTTATGTCTGCAAGTCTTTCATGAGCACAAAAGACAGCGTATGCGGTCTATCACAGCaaatattcatgtttttacTGTGCTGCTCTACAGAAGACTTTTCTGTCCTGTGTTAGCGTAGTGATCCGTACCTTTGCCGTGAGTTTTGGTGTGGTGATGAATGGTATACTTTATGAAATGGGTCAAATATGGATTCTACTTATCTGATTACgttgtattgatttttttctttgaattctttgCTTTGTTTAAACTCGTTTGTAATCTAGTCACAGAGTGGAATTTCCTGCTGTGGCCTAAATCTCCACGGAGTTCGAATACAAGCCTCCTAGGTATTTCCTAAGTATCCAGAGTCTTTTAAATGAGGAACTGCAAACTTCATATTTTCTAGACAACGTGATTtgctatttcttttttctttggagCTATGATGTGGTTGATGTAATGGCTGTTCATCTGAAACTCTAGTCTTGGAGGTATGCAGTGGTTGCAGCTAGGGTTACATTTCATTGGTCCCAGCTAGTGCAGTGTGGGTCCAGTGTCTAGTTTGTAGATATTCATTTTAGTTAACAATCTGAGTGCTAAGAGCTGTTGAACGATGAAGTGTCTTAAGTTTAATTCTGGCCTAGGTGCTGCTTATTCTGTCTGTTTCTCTATGCTCCCCTTCATTTAAAGAATGgagtttaaagtcttttaaatctgttttgtcCTTCTGATTCAAGTATTAAAGGAAATTAAACATGAAATTTCATCAAATTTCAGTGAGCTTGCTAACAAATtaacttaaatataaaaaaaaaaacct from Lepisosteus oculatus isolate fLepOcu1 chromosome 11, fLepOcu1.hap2, whole genome shotgun sequence includes:
- the nr3c1 gene encoding glucocorticoid receptor isoform X1 translates to MLLNEQGQDMEQGGLHQSNNRDESVKFVEYSGRGEGAFGGGGSTMAASTTSTVAQPSPRIPPVPGDITNGLGTSAPQQELTTAVSASMGLYMEETDSKVAGNDLKLQQQQTPSSFMLGETNFSLLEESIANLNRSSTSADALPSGSDPFSLKAEDFTAMDKSELDLEQDSFGQGEKDSDINPRLFGEDQNTLDILQELDLPGSPKGEMNGSPWNFTEFYDGDEAALLTSLATDETFLMDVNTSKDTKPVVNNSNCTGVNGTDQQMLDQSTPLASVKMEKESYIQLCTPGVIKQETADRKYCQMSGAVPDLPGPVSSPISICGVSTSSGQSYHYGVNASPTLNLQQQDQKPVFNLYPSLAAVGDSWNRGQTFGDAAGMQRGSETFAGAPGFSANYAGSTSRADPSTPSPVPSKASGPAHKICLVCSDEASGCHYGVLTCGSCKVFFKRAVEGWRARQNADGQHNYLCAGRNDCIIDKIRRKNCPACRFRKCLQAGMNLEARKTKKLNRLKGPGRAVEQPVSLPDEQTRAVVPKSMPQLIPTMLSLLKAIEPEIIYSGYDSTIPDTSTRLMSTLNSLGGRQVVSAVKWAKALPGFRNLHLDDQMTLLQCSWMFLMSFGLGWRSYQQSNGSMLCFAPDLVINEERMKLPYMSEQCEQMLKISNEFVRLQVSYDEYLCMKVLLLLSTVPKTGLRSQSIFDEIRMSYIKELGKAIVKREENSSQNWQRFYQLTKLLDSMHELVGGLLNFCFYTFLNKSLCVEFPEMLSEIISNQLPKFRAGSVKPLLFHQK
- the nr3c1 gene encoding glucocorticoid receptor isoform X3, with amino-acid sequence MLLNEQGQDMEQGGLHQSNNRDESVKFVEYSGRGEGAFGGGGSTMAASTTSTVAQPSPRIPPVPGDITNGLGTSAPQQELTTAVSASMGLYMEETDSKVAGNDLKLQQQQTPSSFMLGETNFSLLEESIANLNRSSTSADALPSGSDPFSLKAEDFTAMDKSELDLEQDSFGQGEKDSDINPRLFGEDQNTLDILQELDLPGSPKGEMNGSPWNFTEFYDGDEAALLTSLATDETFLMDVNTSKDTKPVVNNSNCTGVNGTDQQMLDQSTPLASVKMEKESYIQLCTPGVIKQETADRKYCQMSGAVPDLPGPVSSPISICGVSTSSGQSYHYGVNASPTLNLQQQDQKPVFNLYPSLAAVGDSWNRGQTFGDAAGMQRGSETFAGAPGFSANYAGSTSRADPSTPSPVPSKASGPAHKICLVCSDEASGCHYGVLTCGSCKVFFKRAVEGQHNYLCAGRNDCIIDKIRRKNCPACRFRKCLQAGMNLEARKTKKLNRLKGPGRAVEQPVSLPDEQTRAVVPKSMPQLIPTMLSLLKAIEPEIIYSGYDSTIPDTSTRLMSTLNSLGGRQVVSAVKWAKALPGFRNLHLDDQMTLLQCSWMFLMSFGLGWRSYQQSNGSMLCFAPDLVINEERMKLPYMSEQCEQMLKISNEFVRLQVSYDEYLCMKVLLLLSTVPKTGLRSQSIFDEIRMSYIKELGKAIVKREENSSQNWQRFYQLTKLLDSMHELVGGLLNFCFYTFLNKSLCVEFPEMLSEIISNQLPKFRAGSVKPLLFHQK